The DNA region TATCACCAGACCAGTTAATATCTTGATAAGGACCAAGACCTTCGCCATTTTTGATGATTTTCTGGTTATCGTTACGGGTTAAATCCAATAACCACACATTGCCCATATAATCATCGTGAACCAAATAACGACCATTAGGTGATAACGATAAACTGGTGCGTAAGGTATTGCCATCTTTGGTGAGCTGTTTTGCCCCTGCTGAACCGTCGGCTGGATATTGCCAAATTTCTTGCTCGCCAGATGCGTCACTAATGCCATACACCCATTCCCCATCGTCACTTAATAGTGCATCGCGAACTCGGCTATCGGCGGGTGAGTTTATTTGTACTAAACGGCGGCCATCATTACTGGCAATAGCAACATGACTGCGAGCGGTAATCACTACATTATCGCCTTGAGGGGCGAATACCGTTGAAGTGGCATAATCCATAGGATCATTTACCCATTGCTCGCGGCGATGAGCAAAGTCACTGGTGAGTTCAATGTCGAGAGTGGACTCAAGCAGATTATCCAAATTAAGCAGTTTAATGTCGGCACCTTGCTGGAACACAATTCGGCCATGATTAAGTTGGGCGTCGCGCACTTGCCAGTCGGTATATTGGGTGTGCTGCTTAATATCTTTACCGTCTACGGTCATTGACCAAATATTGTCATTCCCAGACTGATCACTCACAAAGTAGACTCGATTATTCCATAACATCGGCTGTTTAACTGAGCCTTCATGTGTTGCCGTTAATTGCTGAGCTTCTTTTTTACTGCCTAACTTATAACGCCAAATCTCACCTTTTGCACCACCACGATACACTTTGACATTGTCGCCACTGACTTGCAGACCAAATTGAGTAAAGTAAACATATTCACCTTTATCATCAATTGTACCTTCTACGGCGTCAGCTAAAGGTAAATTGGTGATATTTAAGGTTTGTGGATTAACCGTTTTAAGTACCCAAAAGTTAGCAGGACCAAATGCATTATCAGTGGAATATAATACTTCGCCAGATGCGGTCCAGCCTTGTAAACGTACACGGCTGTTTTCAAAACTAACCCGTTTAGCCACGCCACCTTGAATAGGCATCACATAGACTTCGGTTGCGCCTTCATAATTAGCTGTATAAGCCACCCACTTACCATCTTTTGAAATGGTTGCATCCATTTCTTCAGCCGCCAAACTGGTTAAGCGACTGGCTTTAGTTTGGTTGTTGTTTTGACTGAGTTCAGTAGTCCACAGATCCCCCTCTGCAGTAAACACTAAAGTTTGATCATGCAAAGCGGGGGCGCGGTAATAACCTTGATTTGAAGCGTTAGCAAATATCATTGATGAGCAAGCTAAAGTGCCTAAAGCCAGCATACAATGCGTAACGGAGCGACGGAGTTTCATGGTGAGGAGCATCCTTATTAGCGTCGAGAATATGAATAAACGTGTTATCGAATCGGCTGTTCTATTTATTCTTTAACGTTATCAGAGTTGCAGTGGATTTAGCAGTACAAAAATGTAACTAAAAACGGCTAAACCATATTGGCTTAGCCGTTATTGTTTTTAGCCTATTTTAATTTCGATTATTTCGAGGTTAATTGTATTTTAATCTTATGATATTGCTCATAAAGTGGATGTGATGGATTTGATAATTCAGGGAAACGTTGATCCATAGTAATCATATAACGCTCGGCTTGGATAAGTTTGTTGGCTGCCATTAGGGCTTGTAAGCGAGCTAAGGCCACATCAGGTGTATCTAGTTGAATAATACCTTTTGATGCGTTTTCATTTTGCTGTTTCAATAACTGTATCTCTTTGTCATTGCGTTGTGACTGAAATTCAATGGTCTTTTTTTGCATTGCAACATCATTGGTTTTAGCTGCCTCCGCTTGTTTTGCACTGTCAGTAACAACTTGTGCCGGCGATGCACTCATTAGTGTAGGCCGCTCACTTGATTTGATAGTTAATATTTCAGTGATTGGATCACTATTTTCTGAATCATTAATGGATGACTCACTATTAGTTGCAGCATGTTTGGCTTTCATCGACAAACCTTCAACAGCAATGGCTTTTTCGGCAGCGGCTACAACTGAAAGCGATTCTACTTGTTGGGGTACAGCTTGCTTCGATAAGGCTGGTTGAGTGGGTAGACCTTGTTCAAGGTCTACACCTATTTGTTGTTGTAAACTTGGGCTGAGCATAAACAATCCGGCCACCAGCAATACCGACGCCGCACTTGAAAATAACCAAGCATTACGTTGCCATAGTGACTTTTTAATCTTTTCCCCCTTTGCTGACACATTAGCACTCGATCGTGCTTTAGCTAAAATAGCTTCATCGAGTTCATCAGATGGTTGCTCCAGAGTTTGCTGGTGATAGGCCTTATTAATTTCGGTTTGTAATACGGTGAACTCAGGCTCATGATCAGTTTGCTTACTCATAATGACGTCTCCTGCCATTGGTTAGCGATACATTGTTTAATACTTTGATAGGCATAGCGAATGCGACTTTTAGTTGCTTCTAAAGTGACGTTGGCGATTTCACTTATCATGGCGGCCGTCATGCCCATTTCGATATTAAGCAAAAAGGCTTCTTTTTGCACTGGCGGCAGTTTAGCAATACAAGATTTCATCATATCTGCTTGTTGCTGTTGCTGAACTTGTGGCTCAGGTGAGGCTTGATCATCAGCTTCTAAACTATCCATAGTTAGATCTTCATCAAGTGCCGTGACCTTATCAAGCGACTTAACCGCGCGCACATGATCAATCAATAAGTTATGAGCTATTTTATACAACCAAGTGGTAAACTTTGCGGTGACTTGATATTGCACTGCTGCGTTAATCACTTTTCCCCAAGTGTCTTGATATAAGTCTTCTGCTAACTGCTGGTCATGTAATTGACGGACAAAATAACGATACAAAGGGCCTTTGTGTTTAAGGTACAAAGCTTCAAACGCACGTACGTCACCAGCTTGGTAGTCGAGCATCAGTTGCTCGTCACTTCCCACTTGGGGAATTGACGACTCATCCTTAGGGTGTATTGATGTTTGCACCATTTAATCCTTTTTGTGACGCATTTATTGGCTTACCGAACGAGTGTCTGGCTCAGTAATCATAACCTGTCTATCGAGTACACTTGCGGTTTTTACCATTTGTACAAACTCATGGCGATAACCAAAACGGTCTTGGCCCATTGCAGATTCGGCCAGAGTAATTAAGTTAGCATAATCAGTATCGTGGACATAATCATTCTGATTTAACAACTGGCCAAATCCTGCGACTGCCGCAGCAAATCTAAAGTCATCGCTGGTTTGGTGTAGATGCGTCAGCTGCTTATCGCGGCTAATAGGATAAGCGATTAATTGACTGGTATGTTCGCCAATCGCTTTATATCGTAATTTTAAGAAGGCCAATTCATCGGTGCTTACCATTGTGTCTTCAACAGCGGGCTTTTCGATGCCGTAACGCAATGGGTCGACTAATCGATTGTGACTGTCGTTATAGCGTAACTCGTACAAGGCGGTAACGGTATGACCAGCACCAATCTCGCCAGCATCGACGGCGTCGTTATTAAAGTCACTGCGATTTAACAAACGGTTTTCGTAACCAATCAGTCGGTACTCAGACACCACTGCTGGGTTAAACTCAATTTGCACTTTGACATCGTGAGCAATGGTTAACAAGGTGGCACTGAGTTGATCCACTAGTACTTTTCGTGCTTCATTTAAGGTGTCGATAAAGGCATATTGACCGTTAGCTTTATTCGATAATTGCTCCAATAAATGATCGTTATAACTTGCCGTACCTGAACCCAGACCAAAACCAAGTGTGGATAAACCAATACCGTTTTTGCTTTGACTGGCTACATAATCAACCAATTGCTGATGATCTGTCATCCCCAAATTAAAGTCACCGTCTGTGGCTAATATGACTCGGTTACTGCCGTTTGCAATGAAGTGCTTTTGCGCTAATTGATACGCCAACTGAATACCTTGGCTGCCGTTAGTGCCACCTTGCGCATTTAACTGATTTAGGGCTGTTTTAATGGCGGTAAAGTTATTACCTGCAACCCCGTCAAGCACCACACCACTGGCACCTGCGTACACCACAATCGACACTTTATCATGCGCCGATAATTGCTGACTCAGCATCAGCATGGCTTGTTTCAATAGTGGCAACTTATCAATAGACGACATAGAGCCTGACACATCAAGTAATAACACCAAATTAGATGCGCCAAGTTGGTCTGCAGCAACATCAAAGCCTTTAATGCCAATGCGCAGTAACTGAGTGTCAGCATTGTACGGTGATGGTGCCAGTTCGGTATTAACGCTAAATGGTTGCTCAGTGCTTGTCGGTGCAGGGTAACTATAGCTAAAGTAGTTGACGAGCTCTTCTACCCTAACAGTATTCTTAGCTGGTAGTTGGCCTTGATTAATTAATCTACGGGTGGTGCTGTAACTGCCAGTATCAACGTCAATTGAAAACGTCGATACTGGCGTTTCAGCGGCAAGCATATTGCCGTTTTGCACTACTGATTCAAACTTATCATTAGCAATGGGTACTGATGATAAATTGCGATCGCTTACGCGGATATGCTTATCGCGAACACTATTGCTGCCGATAAACTTACCACTAACCGTGCGCTGCTCAATTGATGCTGCATTGGCTTTAGCGCTGCTAGATTGTTGTTTAACTCGAATGTATAAATCAGCTTGTGGCTCCGATGCCCTCACTAATCCCACTACCTCATGTAACTCGAGGTTGTCTTGTGAAGTTGAATGAGTTTCACTAGCAGATTGAGTTTTAGAGGTGGATTGAGGCAGACTGCGTTTCGCCGTGTCTGTTGATTCTTGCGCACAACCACTGACTATGATCGCGCTAATAACAATGGCTAATGTACTGCGAGTGAGTTGCTTATGGACATGGTTCATGGTTATACCCCTATCTATCGACCTGTTATTCATATTGGTTACGTACGCAAAGTGACCTTGTATACGGCTAATAACGAGCGCGATGAGTAAAAGGGTTATTTAAATAAAATGTATTTAAAGAGTTTTCGTATTTAGAAATTGAGTGTTAGCCTCATAAAACACTGAAATTGCAGCCAACAGAGCACGGCTTATGCTATTATCTAGCCCCTTTTTTATCGCCTTAATATTGACGTTGACCGCCGCCGTTTCCTACTGAGCGAATTAACTAAATATACTAATA from Shewanella polaris includes:
- a CDS encoding sigma-70 family RNA polymerase sigma factor, with the translated sequence MVQTSIHPKDESSIPQVGSDEQLMLDYQAGDVRAFEALYLKHKGPLYRYFVRQLHDQQLAEDLYQDTWGKVINAAVQYQVTAKFTTWLYKIAHNLLIDHVRAVKSLDKVTALDEDLTMDSLEADDQASPEPQVQQQQQADMMKSCIAKLPPVQKEAFLLNIEMGMTAAMISEIANVTLEATKSRIRYAYQSIKQCIANQWQETSL
- a CDS encoding vWA domain-containing protein gives rise to the protein MNHVHKQLTRSTLAIVISAIIVSGCAQESTDTAKRSLPQSTSKTQSASETHSTSQDNLELHEVVGLVRASEPQADLYIRVKQQSSSAKANAASIEQRTVSGKFIGSNSVRDKHIRVSDRNLSSVPIANDKFESVVQNGNMLAAETPVSTFSIDVDTGSYSTTRRLINQGQLPAKNTVRVEELVNYFSYSYPAPTSTEQPFSVNTELAPSPYNADTQLLRIGIKGFDVAADQLGASNLVLLLDVSGSMSSIDKLPLLKQAMLMLSQQLSAHDKVSIVVYAGASGVVLDGVAGNNFTAIKTALNQLNAQGGTNGSQGIQLAYQLAQKHFIANGSNRVILATDGDFNLGMTDHQQLVDYVASQSKNGIGLSTLGFGLGSGTASYNDHLLEQLSNKANGQYAFIDTLNEARKVLVDQLSATLLTIAHDVKVQIEFNPAVVSEYRLIGYENRLLNRSDFNNDAVDAGEIGAGHTVTALYELRYNDSHNRLVDPLRYGIEKPAVEDTMVSTDELAFLKLRYKAIGEHTSQLIAYPISRDKQLTHLHQTSDDFRFAAAVAGFGQLLNQNDYVHDTDYANLITLAESAMGQDRFGYRHEFVQMVKTASVLDRQVMITEPDTRSVSQ